The sequence below is a genomic window from Rattus rattus isolate New Zealand chromosome 3, Rrattus_CSIRO_v1, whole genome shotgun sequence.
AATAGCCTGCACTGTTGCTATGACATGCAAATTAGAGGAAAAGATCATTGGCATGCACTGGTTATACAGAACCATGGGTTTCATTACAACAGTTTTACTTAGGCATATAGCATGTTTGGAGCACTTACCTCCCCTCCAATGCCATCCCATGTTGCCTTCCTGCTAGCCCCCTTCTCACCAATAGTCTCCCCTCTACTTTCctatgtttatttctttaaccTAGCTTCTGCGTATGGAATTCTCTTTCATATTTTAGATTGCCCAGAGTCTTTACAGACTTTGCAGTACACTTATAGGtaagcatattaaaatattaaattggaGTAAGGGATAAATCATTAGATGCAGATACAAACTTGTTATTAGAGAATTTTAGTAAAATCAGAATCACCATAACAATTAAAAGTACTAATAAATTAGCATTCACATATATGATGGGCTGTGGTTTAAAGAACATAAATATAAGCTTTAAATGACAACTTGAAACTAAGAAAATGTGGCAgttcatttttcatttgcaaacaaaggaaaaacaatgtaTACCGCAAAACATGAttgaatattgaaaaaaatctgtGTATTATACGTCATTatttgggtgggggaacaccgtcatagaagcagggggatgggggatgaactagagggtttccagaggggaaaccaggaaaggggataatattcgaaatgcaaataaacaaaatatccaataaaaaaaaaggtaaacattTTTAACACTTCTTTCTGACTTACCTACCGCCATGTCATTTCGGTTTTTTTAAGTCTATCTTATGTATTTTCTTCAtagatgtaaataaaagaatttttatacaaaaccacaaaaaaagaaagaaaggaagaaagaaagaaagaaagaaagaaagaaagaaagaaagaaagaaagaaagaaaactcttgcAACAGAGAGAGCTCCACCGTGCTAAGACTGCCTGCATTAACAATGCAAAAGCTCAGGTTGCCTAAGGGACAAAGGTATAACCACTACAGATGATATCTGTGGATCTCATGTACCACTGCAAATCACTGCTCCAGCCTCCAGTAACTTAGgtgtttctttgtggtttttttttttttttttttttttttttcattttgcctgAGAAGTCTTCACCCTAGGGGACACTTACTGTGTTCCAACTGCAGCATATGCTCACatgctgccctggcttccctttccAGTGAATAGTTCTTGCCCTCCACAAGTCCTTTTCAATATCCCCTGCTGAGTTCTGACCTTGGCCTAACTAGAATCATGATGGACCTACCAGGGCCTGCTCAGCCCAGCACACAATGTCCCAATGCCTTGTCCTACACAACTACTGTCCTCTCAGGAAGTCCCAACACTTgtgctttaaaaaagaagtagCAGCTGAAAAGGAGCCCATTAACTTCATCTCCTTCTTCTAAGGTGGGTCAACTCTGTCGTAGAACATAAAAACGTTCATTTGATGTGGGCAGACTTAAGGCTTTTATTGCTGCTTCTCCATCCCTGAAGAATCTAGAGGAAGATGGCAAGATGAGATAGTGATATTCTTAGCAAGACCATGATGCACAAGGTTGTCTCAgaaggaggaaagacaggagCCCTGGATATTCTGccaaaaatatccaattttcaTGGAAAGTGTTATTCTCCAGAGACAGTTTCCCTGAGACAGTGATATGGTGGTTTCTTTTGTTATCCAGGATCCCAGAATACCCTAAAGAGTTTAATATTCAGTCAGAAGATTCTTAGCACAGCCAAGTTTGCCTGTAGTGTCACTGCCTTTTTCTTGATTTAAAGATTCCATCTCTATGTTATAAGAAAATATAGATTTCCTTCTCCCTATTGATCCAGTAATTTCTAGAAACCTCTAGGTAACCCATTTTGGTTTTGCactttttcaaaacataaatgtGAATGGAATTTAGGGTATGAAGTATCCTTTTCAGGGGATGTAAAACACCTCCATACTAAAATGGTATAATAATGCCCACAGAATAGAAATGTCTGATCCCTATCTATCTTCTGAGTATTCACATTCAGTTTATCACTGAGTTcattaattttaatcttttaggTGATTAGTAAAGGTCTAACTTTTCATAGCTATTTATTCTTGAAGCAGGATGGAATAAGTTTTAAAGTGGAGTTTGCATTGGGCTATACTTTCACAAGTTGTTTTAACATTCTGATTATGTTCCCCTGGGTAATTTTATCAGCAGGTGATatcttgagacagcatctcaggACATCACTCCACAGTTATACCAGAAGGAAAAAATGGTCAAATATTTCCAGGTACTGTGGTCACTTTTGTTCTCCATCATGCTCCATTCGATGCTCCTGGCTGGTGagtaatttgcttttcttttaaaaatataacgcTTCGTGGATGTTTACATTGTACTGtaaagaaaatactttgaattaaaaatgattttagtgAAAAAGTCTATGAGTGTAGGTACAGACAATTACCTTCATGCTTTCCCATATACATGCTTAGAGAGACAGTGAAGTCAGAGCCAGAGACATAGTTTTGATTTTCCTATATAGTCTATGCAAGTTGTGGGAGCCAATGCACAGGGAAGAGAAACAGTTGGGGAGGTAGTAACGGAAAGTGACCAGCAGTATTTCTTCATCCAGAgcacatctcaaaaatatttgaaaatatcctGCAGTAATCTCCCTAGTGCCAAGGGATCTCTGTGACCCCTAGGGAAGAGATCATGCTGGGAATCCCAAACAGAGCAGAGTTCTCAGTTTTTCACACATCTTCTGAGAACTCCTGAATGTTACCTTAACAAGGTGTTGTTTGCCTCCCTTTGTTACTCTGGGCTCACAGTCCCGCCCCCCCCCTCCGGTGATGATTCCCTCTGCTGATTGCTTACAGAAGCAGGAATGACAGTCTGCATTTTACACAGGGATGAATCAATATATAAATGGAACAATGCTTTCAATTACTTCAAGGTCACTTTGTAAGGAATTTGAGCTTTTTTGTTCTCTCAGGTTAGATTATGGTTTCTCAGggattaaaatgtatttattgcaATATATTTATGCATTCTATAGCTCCAGGTGCTCGAGTTTGGTGGCCTACACATGGACTGATTAAGGTAATCGCCTACTAGATTTTTCTATGACTCAATTtgaatccaatttttaaaaaattatttttaattgtacagtgttttgcctgcttctgtgtaAGTGTactacatatgtgtctggtgaTCACAGGGGACAGAAAAGGGCACTGAACCTTCTGGAACTAGAGTCCCCAAATGTTATAAGCTTTCATGAAGTTGCTAGGAATGAAAtcctgatcctctgcaagagcaaggaatgctctcaaccactgactTATCTCTCCAGGCtctaaacataatattttaattttaaaagttttatttacctgttctttgagaatttcatacaggcCAAAAATGTGTCTTCATTTTGCCTACTCCACTCTCTAACTTCTTAGACTCCCCGTGCTCCCCCAAcaatttcctgtcttctttcagttttcttgtcAGAACTCACTAACTCAATCTGCAGCTGATAATATGTACATTGACACATGAGAATTACAGGCCTACTGTTGTTTAGAATCTAAAATAAAGTGATGTAAGCTGggaactaacacacacacacacacacacacacacacacacacaaacacacacaaacacaaacacacacacaagagtacCCAATGGTGTTTGGAAACTTTCTGCATAATGACAATTTCCACTTGCCAGGTGTGAGGAATTTTTGGTTCTTAGAGGGCCATGAACTTGAGCATTCACAAAGTTTCAGGGAGTTCTTCTTTTGTAAAGCAAGTTGACTATATCACATTCTTCTGGGTTGAAAATATGGAAAGCAGCAATCTCTTGGATTCTGGAAGCAGGAAACTGTAAAGGAATGAGGAATCTCTGAGAAGAAGCTCAAATTATGTTTGCAGCAAAAAAATGTTGCAGTGTTTGTGACTTTATCTTTGCTTCATGaatgtaaatgttttcttttctctcattataGCTTACCAGGCCTCTAAGAGTTCCTGGCCACAGGAAATGATGCTTAACAGACAGAGTGTAGATTGAATCTAGTGTCTTCGCTTTATACATAGATATACTGTGAGATACTGTGATAATGGAATGTGATTCTAACTTGACTGGATTTCCCTAATACAATCCATGATTCCTGTTATTTGAGCACAGTTCTAATTATCtcctgttttgcttgtttgttcccGCTCAATTTCAGataaaatgtccttataagaaagTAAAATTGAGTTGGTTCAATAAAACAGTGGATCCCTGCCCTGGCCTAAAACAACCCATCTGTGGCACCAATTTTGTAACCTATGATAATCCCTGCATCTTGTGTGTTGAGACCTTGTGAGTATTctttggaaatggaaaaaaaaaaaggagaagaagctCATTGGCTATTTCTGTCCATGTTTCCCCAACCAAGTTCAACAACCATGAGGCAAGTCTTTTCCATTTGGGGAAACAGAAATCTGTACTTCCTTAGTTGAGTCATCATAACAGAAGGTTCTACTGGCATATAAGGTAGACACATTAGGCTGAATGGGGACCCTTATGTGCTTCCTCATAGTCCCAATATTCCCATAATTAATGGATTACCTACAGAAATTCTAGAACTTCTTCAATCCCCAccactttgattttaaaataaattttaccatTATCTTCCGTTAGATATTTTCTGTTGCCTCAATGTCTAAACCCTTGAACTATACTAGTACAACAGCACACTAGCACAATTGGTCCACTGCCTGTGACTGATTACTCAGATCTCTGGATTTACCTGACAGGAAATTAGTCATTAAAAACCCAGATTGCAATGTCACCATGATTTTAGCTTTTGTTTATGTTAGGCAGTATGTTTCACAAGAAGCAAATCGTTCCTTGTGCTGTCAGATTGGAACCCTTACTCTATAATCCTTTGTAATTTTGTGCAAGGAGCAAAGAAAAACCAGCATATACCCTGATCCCTCACAGTAGTTTCTGTTTTAGCCAAAGGCTGAGAGTGTTGGCTGAATCACTGATGGCTCCTCCACCTCACACATCACAAACTCAGGCCCAGAGAGATTATTTTAAAGAGGTTGTAGGTTCTGTTGCAAAGGTGTGGCCCTTGTGCTAACTAGATACCTTTATAGTCTGTTTCTTAACTGCCccaaggaaaatgttttaatgaaatgCTTATTATGCCTTTGTTTAGGAAGTCTGGGGGACAGATTAGATATTACCGCAATGGAAGGTGCTAGGTGAGTGAACTTGGATGGGTAAGAGGGTATTTTTCCATTTATCTCCAGCACAGACACTTCTATATTATACCTTATTTCTCCTTTTGCCTTTTTTATTCTCAGATTTCTGGTGACAAAGACCTTTTGGAAACTGATGGCTGGATGGTCGTTCTGTGTTTTCATTAATAACTATTCTGACCTGGAGATATAGCTCATTTTTAAAGTACCATCTCACAGGTTGGAGGATGCTGGGATCAATCCCAATCTGTACAAATAAACCAAACTTTCCTGAATATCTTGTGTCTTCGGTCTCTGTCTAATATCTTAGTAGTAGAACAGATTGGAACATTTAAATCATAGGCCAAAGCCAAGCAGGTTTTGTCAGCTAGCTAACATTATCAACAGTGACCTTTAGGTAAAACATCTAGGGCTCCTCTCAGAACaatttcttctatcttttttgtcattaaaaaaaattaatccaatTAGAGGGCATTGCTGTCTTCCTGATCAAACCCTGTTGTATAGTTTCTGTAAATTTCTCCTTAAATATTTGCACTTTTACTATTTATGTCTTTGTGATATGTAGTCTTATACTATTACCCCTTTTGGCATTATGTACAGATTGGTCtcaaacttgaaatcctcctaccttagcctcccaagcAATAGCAATAACTAGAGTGTTCCACTGTGTCCATCTTCAATCTTTATCTAAGCCTCGATACAGAGGCATTTATATGAGTCTAAAATAGCTCTGTGTCTTCACTGGCCCCAATTttgttcaataaaaaaaagattaaattatttGTACCTATGAATGTCTCAGGGGTCATTTCTCTTAAATTCTAAAGATACATTTTTATCCTCTGGTACATATAGGAATATATGTTTCTCCCAGTTATAATACCTTATTTGTGTGCATGCCACATATTCACTCACATGTTTTCTAATACTCAGAAGACTAATACACATTCATGTGCTGTCTTCTTTCAATAACTTGGTCACATCTGGCCTTGGAGAAAAATGACTTTATTACTTATCAGTGCACTGTAAGCTTGGGTCAGGTTGATGACTATAGAGTGTGTAAAGAAAAAGCTACAGTGAAAAGGAAATCATCTTAGATCTTTCATCTTTAGAATTTAAAAGCAAAGAGCCTTGGGGGAAAGGAGGTATTTGGCCTTCATAGCATGCCAACTCTTATTACTCCACGTACTTGGTACAGGAACATCAAGAACTCTGGGGGCGGGGTTGTTTCCAAATGCTACTGATTTATTATCACACTCATTGATCTGTTTTTGTAAGATTATTAATCCCACATTAATGTCACGTggtgaatttcttttttatcttaataAGGCACTATTGGAAGCCTTGTAAGATCTGGACTCtgttatcttttttatttgtgttcctCTATGGGCAGTAATCCGCAATCTCTTGAACCTTTCCCATAGCACGGTTGTACTAAGCAGACATTTCATCTCTCCTTAGTCCCAGCTCTGTATCCTTagctcagaatttttttttccgtGTCTTTCCTATTTCTATGATCGCCTATAATATGAACGCTAAGGCAGATAACTTGAAACTGAAAAACAATATCCTTCAATGTCTTGTGTTATTTAGTGTaatgttttgtaaatttttaGGTTCTATATCATAGGTTCTCTGGGAACACGTcctcagaaaggaagagaaattgtCTTGATTATGCCACTGTATTTGTTTTTCCTCTAGAATCTTATACAGTTTGTATTAGAATACAATGTTACACTTTTTCTTGAGAATCCCAGATGACAAAACTGTTTTTAAGAATAGAgatacagctatcaaaaacaatgactttatgatattcataggcaaatggatggaactggaaaatatcatcctgagtgaggtaacccaatcacagaaaaacacacatggtatgcactcattgataagtggctattagtccaaatgcttgaattaccttagatgcacagaacacatgaaactcaagaaggatgaccaaaatgcgaatgcttcactccttctttaaaaggggaacaagaatacccttggcagagaatagggaggcaaagtttataatagaggcagaaggaacacccattcagagcctgccccacatgtggcccatacatatacagccacccaattagataagatggatgaagcaaaggagtgcaggccgacaggaaccggatgtagatctctcctgagagacaaagccagaatacagcaaatacataggcaaatgccagcagcaaaccactgaactgagaacgggacccctgttgcaggaatcagagaaaggactggaagagcttgaaggggctcaagaccccatatgaacaacaatgccaagcaaccagagcttccagggactaggccactacccaaagactatacatggactgatcctgggctccaacctcataggtagcaaggaatagcctagtaagagcaccagtggaaggggaagcccttggtactgccaagactgaacccccagtgaacatgattgttggggggagggcagtaatggggggaggatgggaaggggaacacccatatagaaggagatagttagggggatgttggcccggaaaccgggaaggggaataagaatcaaaatgtaaataagaaatactctagttaataaagataaaaaaagaatagagataaTTCTAGTGAACATTACACTTATGTAAAATATGCTACACATAACTGGTAATGACTTTGATGATATTTTTTCCTGTAACTTGATTGTATGTATTTCTGAAGAGGGATCAGCATGCATCTAAATGCAATATTGTCTCCTACTGGAACTCATAGAGTAAATGTCTCTTCATCTCTCAACTCTGCAACACAGAATATGATGTCTGCCTTCAGAATTAACTCTAGTAACTacttctgccttcttctccttcccacagtgactccttccatttctccacccgtcctcctcttcttctccttccttccctcctctttgtgCTCCTTCATCTTCCATGTTCCCTCCTGTCTCTCATCTGATGCTAAGATGACAACTTTTCTATATCTTCTTCTTCAAGCTATCATTTTTTTAACATTACTTAAGCAGTTGAACACAACCTGTTAAAATCCCTGCCCACTGTGAATTATAACATTCAATCTAATCTATAAGACACATTGCTTGCTCTGCTATAGCAATTGTCAAAAGCCTcatctcaccaatggacagaaactaaacagagacatgatGAAACTAATAGAGATTGTGAATCAAATGGGGCTCATATGCAAAActtatgaagaactcaagaagttagacaccaacagaaaaagaacctaattaaaaatgaggtacagaactaaacagaattctcagcacaGGAATCCTTGGTGGCCGtgacacacttaaagaaatgtttaaagtccttagtcattagagaaatgtgcctccatcttatacctgtcaggatggctaaggtcaaaaactcaagtaacagcacatgctggcaaggctCTGGAGCaagggggaacactccttcattgctgatgggagtgcaaacttgtataatcactctggaaatcaatttgacagtTTCTAAGAAAATTGGTAAGAGTTCTACCTCAAcgataccactcctgggcatatgcccaaaatatACTCCACCATCCTAAAAGAATACTAGCTCAACAATATTAATAGCAGCTATATTCTTAATAGCCAGAGattagaaataacccagatgtctgtcaactgaagaatggatagacaaaatgtgttttgttttctcaatgtaatactactcagttattacaAACAATGACATCCTGAAGTATGCAGACAAGTAGATGGAACTATacaatatcattctgagtgaggaaacccagacccaaaagcacacacatggtatgtaatcaCCTCTAAGTTGATGTTAGCTATAAAGCATAGGATAATCACTCTATAatccacaaacacaaagaaaccaaTTAACAAGGAGGATTCAAGGGAAGATGCTTATAGATTTCAGAGTTGGATGGGTGGAGGAAACAGGGTGGAAGAGAGGATaatggagaagggaatggggcATCAGGTGTAGGgatagaagaggagagagaatcagAGGTGGGTGGGGCATCTCTTCACTTGCTAGAGACCTGGAGTTTGGCAGGGGGTGTTGGTGGTGGAAGCCCCATGAAATCTGTggagtgactctagctgagactcttaGCAGTGGGAGTTACGGTGCCTGACGTTCCCACTCTCTGTAACCAGGCAGTACTCCCAGTGAAGGCATAAAGGATAGCAACCCATCCACAAAGCCTTCGGTCCAAAATGTGCCCTGTCTAGaaatgtgcagggacaaagaacagagatggagggagTAGCCAATGATTGACATCTCAAAATTGAGATCTATCCCAtggacaagaaccaatccctgacactattaatgatacgctgctatgtttgcagacaggaacctagcataactgtcctctgagatgctccacCAAgtagccaatggaaagagatgcagagaaccacagctaAACTCAGGGAGTCTTACAGAAGCGTTGGGAGGTTTGAGAGACCGGAAGAGAACAAGGATTCCACatgaagactaacagagtcaactaacctggactcttgggggctGCTgaagactgaatcaccaaccaaagagcaagcacaggTTGGACCTAAGCCctctgctcatatgtagcagatgaacaGCTTGGCTCCAACAATGGGAGCAAGTGCTCTCCCTGAATCTGATGCCTGCTTGTCCGTGATCCTGTTTCCCTAAATAGACTTTGACTGGCCTCACCAAAAGTGAATATGCGTAATAGTGCAGCAACCTGATGTCctggagttggggggggggtaatACCTAGAGGGGTAATGCCAAAGGGTAATACCTAGAGGGGGGCTCTGTCTTcttaaggaaggaggggaggttCTTAACCTTTTggagttctgtgaactgtgtcttggtattctgtacattttttactaatatccacttattagtaagaatataccatgcatgtctttttgggtctgaattacctcactccagatgacatttttcttgttctacccatttgcctgcaaaactcaagatgtcctcattcttaatagctgagtagtatcacattgtgtaaatgaaccacattttctgtatccattcttctgtcatggaacatctgggttgtttgcagcttctagctatcacaaataaggctataaacatagtggaacatgtgttcctgtggcatggtggggcatcttttgggtatattcccaagagtgatatttctgggcctttaggtaggtctatttccaattttctgaggaacctccaaactgatttttaGAGTGgtggtaccagtttgcaatcccaccagcagtggaggagtgttcctttttctccacattctcaccaacatgtgttgatgcctaaggttttgatcttagacattctgactgatataagtggaatctcagggtcattttgatttgcatttctctgatcactaaggactttgaacatttctttaggcttttctcagccatttgagattcctctgttgtgaattttcagtttagttctataccccattttttgattggattgtttaGTATTTTGGTGACTAGTTTCttaagctc
It includes:
- the Spink14 gene encoding serine protease inhibitor Kazal-type 14 — its product is MVKYFQVLWSLLFSIMLHSMLLAAPGARVWWPTHGLIKIKCPYKKVKLSWFNKTVDPCPGLKQPICGTNFVTYDNPCILCVETLKSGGQIRYYRNGRC